A section of the Primulina eburnea isolate SZY01 chromosome 1, ASM2296580v1, whole genome shotgun sequence genome encodes:
- the LOC140823947 gene encoding glycine-rich RNA-binding protein RZ1C-like isoform X2 yields MLERDSGRPRGFGFLTFADRRAMEDAIKDMHGREFGDRVISVNKAQPKMGGEESAHGYGSYSSGGRGGGGGYGGDRSAGQDTCFKCGRPGHWARDCPSVGGGRGGRPFSPARSRYGAPDGRGDRYAGDRDRYVDDRIDRGRYGDRDRYDSRDDRYGNRDRIPSDRYPPVVDRFPVDRYAGAAERYPQNGYSRDRTYDRDGGPRAGGSDRYGGGAGGPARYDGRGYRERPAPYDRPRRGGRPPSMERY; encoded by the exons ATGCTGGAAAGAGATTCAGGTCGCCCTCGTGGATTTGGTTTCTTGACCTTTGCTGACCGACGGGCGATGGAGGATGCTATCAAGGATATGCACGGGAGGGAATTTGGAGATCGGGTCATCTCGGTCAACAAGGCCCAACCGAAAATGGGAGGTGAAGAATCAGCTCATGGATATGGATCTTACTCATCAGGTGGTaggggtggtggtggtggttaTGGTGGCGATAGGTCAGCAGGTCAGGACACTTGTTTCAAGTGTGGCCGCCCAGGACATTGGGCCCGAGATTGCCCATCAGTGGGTGGGGGTCGAGGCGGTCGTCCATTCTCACCTGCACGCTCTAGGTATGGTGCTCCAGATGGCCGTGGAGATCGCTATGCTGGTGATCGTGATAGGTATGTGGATGATAGGATTGACAGAGGTCGTTATGGTGATAGAGATCGTTACGACAGCAGGGATGATAGATATGGGAATCGTGATCGAATCCCCAGCGACAG GTATCCCCCAGTTGTAGATCGGTTTCCAGTCGACAGGTATGCTGGTGCCGCTGAACGCTACCCACAAAATGGCTACAGCAGAGACAGAACTTATGACAGAGATGGAGGCCCTAGGGCCGGTGGCAGTGACCGATATGGTGGTGGTGCAGGAGGGCCTGCACGATATGATGGAAGAGGCTACAGAGAGAGGCCTGCTCCCTATGACCGCCCCAGGAGGGGAGGTCGACCCCCTTCAATGGAGCGCTACTAA
- the LOC140823947 gene encoding glycine-rich RNA-binding protein RZ1C-like isoform X1 has protein sequence MADKEQDYRIFVGGLSWDVTERQLESAFGRFGKIIDSQVMLERDSGRPRGFGFLTFADRRAMEDAIKDMHGREFGDRVISVNKAQPKMGGEESAHGYGSYSSGGRGGGGGYGGDRSAGQDTCFKCGRPGHWARDCPSVGGGRGGRPFSPARSRYGAPDGRGDRYAGDRDRYVDDRIDRGRYGDRDRYDSRDDRYGNRDRIPSDRYPPVVDRFPVDRYAGAAERYPQNGYSRDRTYDRDGGPRAGGSDRYGGGAGGPARYDGRGYRERPAPYDRPRRGGRPPSMERY, from the exons ATGGCAGACAAAGAGCAAGACTACCGTATATTTGTCGGAGGTTTGTCGTGGGATGTCACCGAACGTCAGCTAGAAAGTGCTTTTGGTCGTTTCGGAAAAATTATCGACAGCCAG GTTATGCTGGAAAGAGATTCAGGTCGCCCTCGTGGATTTGGTTTCTTGACCTTTGCTGACCGACGGGCGATGGAGGATGCTATCAAGGATATGCACGGGAGGGAATTTGGAGATCGGGTCATCTCGGTCAACAAGGCCCAACCGAAAATGGGAGGTGAAGAATCAGCTCATGGATATGGATCTTACTCATCAGGTGGTaggggtggtggtggtggttaTGGTGGCGATAGGTCAGCAGGTCAGGACACTTGTTTCAAGTGTGGCCGCCCAGGACATTGGGCCCGAGATTGCCCATCAGTGGGTGGGGGTCGAGGCGGTCGTCCATTCTCACCTGCACGCTCTAGGTATGGTGCTCCAGATGGCCGTGGAGATCGCTATGCTGGTGATCGTGATAGGTATGTGGATGATAGGATTGACAGAGGTCGTTATGGTGATAGAGATCGTTACGACAGCAGGGATGATAGATATGGGAATCGTGATCGAATCCCCAGCGACAG GTATCCCCCAGTTGTAGATCGGTTTCCAGTCGACAGGTATGCTGGTGCCGCTGAACGCTACCCACAAAATGGCTACAGCAGAGACAGAACTTATGACAGAGATGGAGGCCCTAGGGCCGGTGGCAGTGACCGATATGGTGGTGGTGCAGGAGGGCCTGCACGATATGATGGAAGAGGCTACAGAGAGAGGCCTGCTCCCTATGACCGCCCCAGGAGGGGAGGTCGACCCCCTTCAATGGAGCGCTACTAA